TCCTAAGTATAACCATATCAATTTGGACGACGATATGGTTTATAGTACAGTTTGTACAATATACGTAGATATAATGTTGTGTTATCATGCCCttgtatatctaaaaaaaaaaaccaactcTGCTTGTaactaagtaaataaatatttgataagatCCCATATCTAAAGCGGTAATGCGCCCCAAATTATGTACATCGCAGATGATTATTGCTGTACTTTTAATCTGTAGATAgtgggtaataataataataataaaatacgttttggagcaattaatattttagtttcgaGCAGCAACCAAAATCAGTTATACGATTAGTCAGAACCGTCCTTCTTCTGGTCATTGGTGATCTTTTTGTTTCGATTTGCTTCCAGTATGAGATCGGCGACCGGTGTGGTAGAAGGGGCCAGTGGTTTGGCCGGCACAGGTGTCGTTTGAATTTTAGCCGCAGAGGTCGTGGTCCCCGGCGGGGGTGTGGCTGTAGTCACAGTAGGTTTTACCGTTGTCGCCGTTGAAGTTGTTAGTGACTTGGCCGTTGTCACCGGTGTAGTTGTCAGCGACTTGGCCGTTGTCACCGGTGCAGTTGTCAGCGACTTGGCAGTTGTTACCGGTGAAGTGAAAGTGGCGGGCGATGTCGACGATTTGGAAGTTGTAGAAGAAGTCGCTTGCACGAGTTTGACAGTTGTGGGTGTTACGATAGTGGTTGTGGTGGCGGCGGTAGTGGAGGTAGTGATGGGAGTAGTTGTGGTCTTGGACGGTTTCGAAGTGGCTGTTGTAGTCGGGCTGCTGGTTGTTGATGTTTTAGATGCTATTGTCGCTGAGGTTGGAGTCATTGGGGTGATTGATGCAGACTTTGTCGAAGTTAGAGTAGTTATTGCTGACGCGGAATAAGTGGTGGTTCGTGCGGTCGTACGTTCGGTCGTCGCATTTGATCCGCGTGCCGTCGTGACTTTTGTTGTCGTTGGTTTTGTTGTTGAGCCACCGATGACCGACGGCTTGCCGTTTCTCATTGTATTCATTTGGGCCATTTTGGCCATTGTCCCGGCATCGGTATTGACAGTATCTTTTAATGGCACAGAGTCGCGATCAACCGAGTCGGGTCCGCTGTCACTCGTCCTGTGCTTGGAAGTGGAATCCTTATCTTTTTCGTTTTTCTTGTTGGGTTTTTTCATGTTGCGTACCACATTTCCCGTCGATTTCACAGGCGTTCGTTTGATTTTCGTTGGGATCGTCGCAATCCTTGGTTTCGACAGCACTTCCTCCGCTTCTGTTGATCGAGTCGCCGCAGGTGTTCCATCCGTTGTTACGTCTCCGGTAATAGAAGTGGTGACGGCATAAGTTGACGGTTTCTGATAAGGGGTACTCAACGTAGTCGGTATAACGACTGTTTTCTCCGTTGTAGGCGGTTCACAGTGGTTGTTGCACTTACATGGGTTGTTGTTATCAACGGGAAAGTCTAAACgaaaaatcgataaaaaaaaatatttaatataagggTGTTGTATTATATCGTTGTTGGTCATATGAACGTGTACCGTTGGAATCGTTAGTTATCCAGTCTGCAATTTGCATATCCGTCAAACCTTCGGCCAACGGGTTCTGTTCTTCGTCTACgtggaataatttataagagcTCTGGTCCGGCCTGGATACGGCGTACACTTTTGCTACCGCCTGTCGTAAACCGGTCACTTTTTGAATACTCTTGGCCGTATAAGATACGCAAACGACACAACTACTTTTTACCTGCAATTAAAATGATGTGAAATCAGTTTCGATCAATACACAATTagtcaaaaattatgttagaAAGTGTACCTTAGCAAAGACAAACCAAATATGATTCGAATGCGAGTCGTGATGAACATCTGATACGCTAGCAGATGAAATCTTGTCAAAGTAGTACCCCGAGAAGAGTTTTACTTCTAGTCTTATAGCATCTTCCGACTCGTTGTTCattctaaaaaatagataataaaagataaataaaacaatattaagtcatttttttcgaataattgtgtataggtacctaaaacaTGTTTTCAGTCTTAATGTTATTGCATGACCGTATATTTCATCTGTAAAACCTTTACTTGGTTGAATAACGTCAGTAACTCCTGACCAcagatcaaataattttttatcgttttctgCAGTAGTATAAGTAGAATACAAAACTCttccctaaaaataaataaatattcattaaataatatctatttcttGTCTTTAATTAAaggcaaaataaatataaaaataaaatcttcttttttaaaatttgattacaaacatttaaaaataacttaaattttaaattattattttaaaccaaaattgtataattatctatatctgtgaatatagtttttacgtataatgttataattataattattgggtaacaaaaacactataaagattatatattggttatactcatataatatattttatagttccgtctagatttaataaattacagtagAAGCTGTTTATAAGGATCACTTTTGGACCATTAACCGATTGTTTCTAATATGCgattggttttatttattataaaaaaaaaaatgtgtaattcaaaaattatatctgttatgaaaacaatgaattattttataatataaaacatattattatcttttgtacaatatgtatctattgatatatgtttttttaagttgtacatgatcaaatttgttaattaaatagtgaaattaatctacttctataaaaaaatacgtaattgTTCCGGTTTTTTATAAGGATACCCAATTTGGCATGCGGTCGTGAACGTGTTTAAGCCTATTCCATCCGTCATATCtacaaattttctttttcaattaGGTACCActttaatttgtatgaaaaacatttaatcaaGCTGTAGTATcacataaactaatttttaaaagaaaatcgtATGACTTAAACAAGTCGCAATTTCTTATCACGAACTTAAATCTTggaatttagaaatttttatgtttttagaaaaacaaaacagtGAATAGCATATTAGACACTGTACTAAATGATAaagaacagtaaaaataaataaaattaattgggcAAATGGAATTCAGTATCGATTTGTAACGAcagtaaagataaaataattatactatggtagtaatatagtaatacttTGGcccttattgttttaaatacccGATATGTTGTTTCAATAATCcgattgattttaaatgttttaatatacggCCGGTATGTTCCTAGACATTTTACTTCAATAATGAAACGtatcaatatcataataagcGGCTTCtactgtatgtatattttaatcataataatagattattaattattcattgtaaaatactgggataataatttataaattaggcttaccaaacatttaaaaataattaaaactattaataaattcatataagaaaaaaatgaataattaataaactgtaaACTGTATTATAGGCcattgacataataatattataagagttattttttattaatataaaaatgtttaaatttagtttataaaaatattaaatctattggTTTTTAGATGCAAAAAAGATTAAGTAGtgagtacatttattttaagaaaagtaaagacaacattttttggtttacggaaatttagttttaatgttatttaaaactaaaatttaaatataaatattatatttattttattgtattaagatATTGAAAGTAAAAAGTACGTACTTGTATTGTTGAGCATCCAGCTCCAGTGGCATAGACGAAAACTTTTGTCGGTAAAGAAGGTAGATGTAAGTATTGTGATTTTGTACTCGGGTCAAGTTCTAACGTATCGGTCAATTCCATGCCGGAAGTAGCCAGGGAAATTGTTAATTTCCGGTGAGGATCCGATCcaattttatcatacatagCAAATGCTTTTACAGCTAGATACGCTAACtataatggaaaaaataataattaaccacgtgatatgtttttaaattccacACTGTGATAAGTACATACCTCTGGATATATATCCAAGATTTTAGTTCTGTAGTATAAATAACGGACTATAGGTTCGGATGATTTCAATTCTCGTTTTGCCGAATAGAtcattaaacaatacaatgaAGCTTTGAATTCGTCAATCGAAactgtaatatagtatacaaattttaataagttttttgtaGTCAAAGACtcaaatctattatataatcactCACTGTTTTCACCTTTTTTTTGCGGGACTACGTCATCGTACCAATCGGACGTAGGATGCACTTTAGGCCATCCAAATTCGCTCTCTTGATTTGTTGATAGAGATTGTAATTTTGTTAGTGCTTTTTTGGTAAAATAGCTATTTGAAATCATTAGGGCATAAGTTGTTATAGCCAGTGGATATGGTTTgacaatattatctaaatgttGTTCAAGATATGATTTGGTGTGATTTGCAATTTTCGAATCAATctgttaaaattaagtttaaaaaaaaatatatatatatagttatttgatatttttatgtattaatattaataaatttaagatagttttttttagatatcatattaatttctgGTTTTACACATACTTCAGATTCTATTCCCAATTCCATTAGAGTGGCCAAAGTATCAGCGGCGcatattatttggtttatttcAATGTCAGTTTGACCAACAACAGTTGAAAAATCTTCGAAAACCTGTTTTTGGATCCACGTTTTTAGACCTTTGATTAGATCTGAATCTACACCAACGTGAGACTGACTTCTCCATAATATTTCGAGTACCCGAATATCACACCTAAagatttataagaatataatatagtttatatcaagtttaatgattaattttataatttaccagTAACATGGTACATTTGGGTGATCTCCGAACGAGCCATCTGTATTCTGGTACGAAAGAAGTACTGGTATACTTTTCGATAATAAATCTACCAATGACTTTTCTTCAGTGCCGTTATTGTTGTGCTCTGACATGAGTAGAGGGGTGAAAGTTGAAAGGAACGATACCAAACTAAACGAATAATATAGGTTCAATATAAATGTGGTGttcagaaatatattttgcgttttttttataccttgtCGAAAATTTAGGCTCATTCTGAAcgaaaaatggaaaattaagACCCCCGGTTACGACTAACGAGCCAGATTCGGACCCCGATATCATCGTATTGGGTGTTTCTAAATGCAGTACTTGTGAGAAGCCAGCTTCGTCGTTGTAATTCCACACTCTAAACTGCCCTGTAGTACCAAGAATAGTGGCGAAACCgatatggtttatttttatttttttgtccatATTCCATTTCAGCAATGGATACTGATGGATTTCCTGACCGTAACCAAATGCTAACACTCCTTTCTCCCAGCTGATCCAAAACGTACGTGGCTCTTCTTCAGACAAAATTCCGGGCGTGTTTCGACTTGTTAAATGTACACCATttcctaaaatttaaaagaacaaCCATTTATTGATATGAGTTATTGCGGTCATTTAATGATtgatcaattaaattttcgaaaaattgtattcaccATGTTTTCCGCGACCTATCCACGAAATCGTGTTGTCCAAGTCACCTAGTACAATCTGGTACATTAATGTTGTCGGTTTGCGTTCTTGACTTAACAAAATATGAGCACTTTTTTTCGCTTGTATTTCGAATACAATACCGTCTCGGTTTTTAGGTGCATTTATGTGTTGGTATCGGAAATCCGACGTCGTTGACACAATGAGTTGCTCTATAGatcgattaaaaaattagcAAAGGgccgttataataaaatatttaaaaacaaaattatagttgtTACCGTTGGCACAAAAATAAGCGTTGTCGGTGGTTTGATGTTGAATGCCTTCTGGATGTACGTAGATGGGTACGGACTTAACGACGATACTGGCAGTTGAATTGCTCAATTCAGGTACTTctggttttttattatcatttattatatgacaCTTTTCGCTCACATAACCCGAAATATCCACTgtaaaattatggttttaaatatttataattttttacctatCATAAGGCGaatttttactgtataatattaatattgtatatacaattgaatgaaataaattacattttttcgatGGAAACGTTTGGTTTAATTACCGGTAAGATTTTTTAATCCTTCTTTCAATGCTGTAATTCTAACGATTAACGATGTGGCACCGTAAGCCCCTAATCTCATTTTTTCTGCAACAAACGGCTGATTGGAACTACTAAATACAGCTCCTTCACTCAATGACAAGAGTGCATTCACCTacattaaaacgtttttattattactataaatggtTACCAAAATGTGgttatgttcaaaatattcatattaaatgtatatataggtatgtatctTACGTCCATGCAAGAATTGACATTATTAGCAACGTAAATATCTGTTTGGACGGTTTCGCCGACATTTAACTCAACTGGCGTACGAACATCGACTTCCAAAGTGCTAGTGACTTTGATGTCTAATGTGTCTGTTATTTTAAGTCCGGTACTACCAACAGCCAACATGCGCAATTTCC
This sequence is a window from Rhopalosiphum maidis isolate BTI-1 chromosome 1, ASM367621v3, whole genome shotgun sequence. Protein-coding genes within it:
- the LOC113550519 gene encoding C3 and PZP-like alpha-2-macroglobulin domain-containing protein 8 isoform X1 is translated as MDKKKMASALALLAVLYVCVVSGTTNNCTRTFNVVAPKVAVPGQRTAVLVSWNPACSPKDVTLRLLRQIPVTEQQRAADDDVLSHNTVTIHGDGIIPLTVPTQTPDTCYLQTLTDCVNGTTNCTLQTTSRLRLVGSVRDVVVQTSSKFYKPGETIEFWLLPLDHYLRIAEDVTMDVYIKNPKGTRVALWDDVPSTHNTPFSFMLSELAVVGEWTVEVTSEGVTFKTAVNVSNARGSTDPPKREQTITEEHFVELRFGHEMRHKYKPGLPFLGKVEAMSSEKNLRVRVKVFDNSTTIYSQDVEIIQGEGTFVVPAMLSDNEIIVLQAELVSVEGKEIEGHYVLAKEFIQKWNSTSDCYLLVEGVEHTLMANEEAEVVVLSSCPCNRYVNYVVTTEGHVAIWQKYKPVVHMTKIMDQVDICRFNLTFNVDPVMAPTSHLLVYYTTEKGETINDVISFNVKQTDPKVKISLKDNKNNWYPEELMELNLMAEENSLVCLIGGRGTENISPLRNMDDDTDLLESGLLFLEKRLDGKVTTSRQSDLYPRHHSFLDTFSMDQLWTWKCVNFTSNVMKKGMKIHAPYTAGHWKLRMLAVGSTGLKITDTLDIKVTSTLEVDVRTPVELNVGETVQTDIYVANNVNSCMDVNALLSLSEGAVFSSSNQPFVAEKMRLGAYGATSLIVRITALKEGLKNLTVDISGYVSEKCHIINDNKKPEVPELSNSTASIVVKSVPIYVHPEGIQHQTTDNAYFCANEQLIVSTTSDFRYQHINAPKNRDGIVFEIQAKKSAHILLSQERKPTTLMYQIVLGDLDNTISWIGRGKHGNGVHLTSRNTPGILSEEEPRTFWISWEKGVLAFGYGQEIHQYPLLKWNMDKKIKINHIGFATILGTTGQFRVWNYNDEAGFSQVLHLETPNTMISGSESGSLVVTGGLNFPFFVQNEPKFSTSLVSFLSTFTPLLMSEHNNNGTEEKSLVDLLSKSIPVLLSYQNTDGSFGDHPNVPCYWCDIRVLEILWRSQSHVGVDSDLIKGLKTWIQKQVFEDFSTVVGQTDIEINQIICAADTLATLMELGIESEIDSKIANHTKSYLEQHLDNIVKPYPLAITTYALMISNSYFTKKALTKLQSLSTNQESEFGWPKVHPTSDWYDDVVPQKKGENISIDEFKASLYCLMIYSAKRELKSSEPIVRYLYYRTKILDIYPELAYLAVKAFAMYDKIGSDPHRKLTISLATSGMELTDTLELDPSTKSQYLHLPSLPTKVFVYATGAGCSTIQGRVLYSTYTTAENDKKLFDLWSGVTDVIQPSKGFTDEIYGHAITLRLKTCFRMNNESEDAIRLEVKLFSGYYFDKISSASVSDVHHDSHSNHIWFVFAKVKSSCVVCVSYTAKSIQKVTGLRQAVAKVYAVSRPDQSSYKLFHVDEEQNPLAEGLTDMQIADWITNDSNDFPVDNNNPCKCNNHCEPPTTEKTVVIPTTLSTPYQKPSTYAVTTSITGDVTTDGTPAATRSTEAEEVLSKPRIATIPTKIKRTPVKSTGNVVRNMKKPNKKNEKDKDSTSKHRTSDSGPDSVDRDSVPLKDTVNTDAGTMAKMAQMNTMRNGKPSVIGGSTTKPTTTKVTTARGSNATTERTTARTTTYSASAITTLTSTKSASITPMTPTSATIASKTSTTSSPTTTATSKPSKTTTTPITTSTTAATTTTIVTPTTVKLVQATSSTTSKSSTSPATFTSPVTTAKSLTTAPVTTAKSLTTTPVTTAKSLTTSTATTVKPTVTTATPPPGTTTSAAKIQTTPVPAKPLAPSTTPVADLILEANRNKKITNDQKKDGSD
- the LOC113550519 gene encoding C3 and PZP-like alpha-2-macroglobulin domain-containing protein 8 isoform X2, with translation MDKKKMASALALLAVLYVCVVSGTTNNCTRTFNVVAPKVAVPGQRTAVLVSWNPACSPKDVTLRLLRQIPVTEQQRAADDDVLSHNTVTIHGDGIIPLTVPTQTPDTCYLQTLTDCVNGTTNCTLQTTSRLRLVGSVRDVVVQTSSKFYKPGETIEFWLLPLDHYLRIAEDVTMDVYIKNPKGTRVALWDDVPSTHNTPFSFMLSELAVVGEWTVEVTSEGVTFKTAVNVSNARGSTDPPKREQTITEEHFVELRFGHEMRHKYKPGLPFLGKVEAMSSEKNLRVRVKVFDNSTTIYSQDVEIIQGEGTFVVPAMLSDNEIIVLQAELVSVEGKEIEGHYVLAKEFIQKWNSTSDCYLLVEGVEHTLMANEEAEVVVLSSCPCNRYVNYVVTTEGHVAIWQKYKPVVHMTKIMDQVDICRFNLTFNVDPVMAPTSHLLVYYTTEKGETINDVISFNVKQTDPKVKISLKDNKNNWYPEELMELNLMAEENSLVCLIGGRGTENISPLRNMDDDTDLLESGLLFLEKRLDGKVTTSRQSDLYPRHHSFLDTFSMDQLWTWKCVNFTSNVMKKGMKIHAPYTAGHWKLRMLAVGSTGLKITDTLDIKVTSTLEVDVRTPVELNVGETVQTDIYVANNVNSCMDVNALLSLSEGAVFSSSNQPFVAEKMRLGAYGATSLIVRITALKEGLKNLTVDISGYVSEKCHIINDNKKPEVPELSNSTASIVVKSVPIYVHPEGIQHQTTDNAYFCANEQLIVSTTSDFRYQHINAPKNRDGIVFEIQAKKSAHILLSQERKPTTLMYQIVLGDLDNTISWIGRGKHGNGVHLTSRNTPGILSEEEPRTFWISWEKGVLAFGYGQEIHQYPLLKWNMDKKIKINHIGFATILGTTGQFRVWNYNDEAGFSQVLHLETPNTMISGSESGSLVVTGGLNFPFFVQNEPKFSTSLVSFLSTFTPLLMSEHNNNGTEEKSLVDLLSKSIPVLLSYQNTDGSFGDHPNVPCYWCDIRVLEILWRSQSHVGVDSDLIKGLKTWIQKQVFEDFSTVVGQTDIEINQIICAADTLATLMELGIESEIDSKIANHTKSYLEQHLDNIVKPYPLAITTYALMISNSYFTKKALTKLQSLSTNQESEFGWPKVHPTSDWYDDVVPQKKVSIDEFKASLYCLMIYSAKRELKSSEPIVRYLYYRTKILDIYPELAYLAVKAFAMYDKIGSDPHRKLTISLATSGMELTDTLELDPSTKSQYLHLPSLPTKVFVYATGAGCSTIQGRVLYSTYTTAENDKKLFDLWSGVTDVIQPSKGFTDEIYGHAITLRLKTCFRMNNESEDAIRLEVKLFSGYYFDKISSASVSDVHHDSHSNHIWFVFAKVKSSCVVCVSYTAKSIQKVTGLRQAVAKVYAVSRPDQSSYKLFHVDEEQNPLAEGLTDMQIADWITNDSNDFPVDNNNPCKCNNHCEPPTTEKTVVIPTTLSTPYQKPSTYAVTTSITGDVTTDGTPAATRSTEAEEVLSKPRIATIPTKIKRTPVKSTGNVVRNMKKPNKKNEKDKDSTSKHRTSDSGPDSVDRDSVPLKDTVNTDAGTMAKMAQMNTMRNGKPSVIGGSTTKPTTTKVTTARGSNATTERTTARTTTYSASAITTLTSTKSASITPMTPTSATIASKTSTTSSPTTTATSKPSKTTTTPITTSTTAATTTTIVTPTTVKLVQATSSTTSKSSTSPATFTSPVTTAKSLTTAPVTTAKSLTTTPVTTAKSLTTSTATTVKPTVTTATPPPGTTTSAAKIQTTPVPAKPLAPSTTPVADLILEANRNKKITNDQKKDGSD